A genomic window from Bordetella genomosp. 9 includes:
- a CDS encoding efflux RND transporter permease subunit gives MNISKFFIDRPIFAGVLSVLVLLAGILAMFQLPISEYPEVVPPSVVVHAQYPGANPKVIAETVAAPLEEQINGVENMLYMQAQANSDGNMTLTVYFKLGVDPDKAQQLVQNRVSQALPRLPDDVQRLGVTTAKSSPTLTLVVHLISPDNRYDMTYLRNYAVLNVKDRLSRITGVGDVQLWGSGDYSMRIWLDPQKVAQLGMTATDVVNAIREQNVQVAAGVIGQSPTMSNVPLQLNVNTQGRLASEEEFKNIILKTSPDGGVVRLSDVARVELDAAEYGLRSLLDNKPAVALGIMQAPGANALDVSAQVRAAMKELSADFPPSVKYDVVYDPTQFVRASIEAVVHTLLEAIALVVIVVIVFLQTWRASLIPLLAVPVSIIGTFSLLLAFGYSINALSLFGMVLAIGIVVDDAIVVVENVERNIAAGLSPREATYRAMREVSGPIIAIAATLAAVFVPLAFMTGLTGQFYKQFAMTITISTVISAFNSLTLSPALAALLLKGHDAKPDWLTRAMNKVLGRFFAWFNRAFNRASEGYSSNVGGVMKRKSVSLVVYAILLAGTVGISYIVPGGFVPAQDKQYLVGFAQLPTGASLDRTEDVIRRMGDIAMKEPGVDHAVSFPGLSINGFTNSSSAGIVFVTLKPFEERVAAGLPADKIAASLNQKFGGVKDAFIAVFPPPPVMGLGTLGGFKLQIEDRGALGYEALDRATQAFVAAAAKAPELGPSFSNYQINVPQLDVDLDRVKAKQLGVRVTDVFDTMQIYLGSLYVNDFNRFGRVFQVRAQADAPFRARAEDIGLLKTRNAAGDMVPLSSLVRVTQTYGPEMVVRYNGYTAADINGGPAPGYSSDQAKEAAERIAAETLPRGIKFEWTDLTYQQILAGNAGIWVFPISVLLVFLVLAAMYESLTLPLAVILIVPMSILAALAGVWLTRGDNNIFTQIGLMVLVGLACKNAILIVEFARELEMQGRSAFDAAVEACRLRLRPILMTSIAFIMGVVPLVFSSGAGSEMRHAMGIAVFFGMLGVTLFGLFLTPVFYVTLRKLFPAPLHSAGKHEAPATAPHASAPAHGHQPVPGAE, from the coding sequence ATGAACATATCCAAATTCTTCATCGACCGCCCGATCTTCGCGGGCGTGCTGTCGGTGCTGGTACTGCTGGCCGGGATACTGGCCATGTTCCAGCTGCCGATATCCGAGTATCCGGAAGTCGTGCCGCCATCCGTGGTGGTGCACGCGCAATATCCCGGCGCGAACCCGAAGGTGATCGCCGAAACCGTGGCCGCGCCGCTGGAAGAGCAGATCAACGGCGTCGAGAACATGCTGTACATGCAGGCGCAGGCCAACAGCGACGGCAACATGACGCTGACGGTCTACTTCAAGCTGGGCGTGGACCCGGACAAGGCGCAGCAGCTGGTGCAGAACCGCGTGTCGCAGGCGCTCCCGCGCCTGCCCGACGACGTGCAGCGCCTGGGCGTGACCACCGCCAAGAGCTCGCCCACGCTGACGCTGGTCGTGCACCTGATCTCGCCGGACAACCGCTATGACATGACGTACCTGCGCAACTACGCGGTGCTGAACGTCAAGGACCGGCTGTCGCGCATCACCGGCGTGGGCGACGTGCAGCTGTGGGGCTCGGGCGACTATTCCATGCGCATCTGGCTGGATCCGCAGAAGGTGGCGCAACTGGGCATGACGGCCACCGACGTGGTCAACGCGATCCGCGAGCAGAACGTGCAGGTGGCGGCCGGCGTGATCGGCCAGTCGCCCACGATGTCCAACGTGCCCCTGCAGTTGAACGTCAACACGCAGGGCCGGCTGGCCAGCGAAGAGGAGTTCAAGAACATCATCCTGAAGACCTCGCCGGATGGCGGCGTGGTGCGCCTGTCGGACGTGGCGCGCGTCGAGCTGGATGCCGCCGAATACGGCTTGCGTTCCCTGCTGGACAACAAGCCCGCCGTCGCGCTGGGCATCATGCAGGCGCCGGGCGCCAACGCGCTGGACGTGTCCGCGCAGGTGCGCGCCGCCATGAAGGAACTGTCGGCCGACTTCCCGCCGTCGGTGAAGTACGACGTGGTGTACGACCCCACGCAGTTCGTGCGGGCCAGTATCGAAGCGGTGGTGCATACCCTGCTCGAAGCCATCGCCCTGGTCGTGATCGTGGTGATCGTGTTCCTGCAGACCTGGCGCGCGTCGCTGATCCCGCTGCTGGCCGTGCCGGTTTCCATCATCGGGACATTCTCGCTGCTGCTGGCCTTCGGCTATTCGATCAACGCCCTGTCGCTGTTCGGCATGGTGCTGGCCATCGGTATCGTGGTGGACGACGCCATCGTGGTGGTGGAAAACGTCGAGCGGAACATCGCCGCCGGCTTATCGCCGCGCGAGGCCACCTATCGGGCCATGCGCGAGGTCAGCGGGCCCATCATCGCCATCGCCGCGACGCTGGCCGCGGTGTTCGTTCCGCTGGCCTTCATGACCGGCCTGACGGGGCAGTTCTACAAGCAGTTCGCCATGACGATCACGATCTCGACCGTGATCTCGGCCTTCAACTCGCTGACGCTGTCGCCGGCCCTGGCCGCCCTGCTGCTGAAAGGCCATGACGCCAAGCCCGACTGGCTGACGCGGGCGATGAACAAGGTGCTGGGCCGTTTCTTCGCCTGGTTCAACCGTGCGTTCAATCGCGCGTCGGAAGGCTATTCCAGCAATGTCGGCGGCGTCATGAAGCGCAAGTCCGTCAGCCTGGTGGTGTACGCCATCCTGCTGGCCGGCACCGTGGGCATCTCGTACATCGTGCCCGGCGGTTTCGTGCCCGCGCAGGACAAGCAATACCTGGTGGGCTTCGCCCAGTTGCCGACCGGCGCGTCGCTGGACCGCACGGAAGACGTGATCCGCCGCATGGGCGACATCGCCATGAAGGAACCGGGCGTCGACCATGCCGTGTCCTTCCCCGGCCTTTCGATCAACGGCTTCACCAACAGTTCCAGCGCCGGCATCGTGTTCGTGACGCTCAAGCCGTTCGAGGAGCGCGTTGCCGCCGGCCTGCCCGCCGACAAGATCGCCGCGTCCCTGAACCAGAAGTTCGGCGGAGTGAAGGACGCCTTCATCGCCGTATTCCCGCCCCCGCCCGTGATGGGCCTGGGCACGCTGGGTGGCTTCAAGCTGCAGATCGAGGACCGCGGCGCGCTGGGCTATGAAGCCCTGGATCGCGCCACGCAGGCCTTCGTCGCGGCCGCCGCCAAGGCGCCCGAGCTGGGACCGTCGTTCTCGAACTACCAGATCAACGTGCCGCAGCTGGACGTCGACCTGGACCGCGTCAAGGCCAAGCAATTGGGCGTGCGGGTGACCGACGTGTTCGACACCATGCAGATCTACCTGGGCTCGCTGTACGTGAACGACTTCAACCGGTTCGGCCGCGTATTCCAGGTGCGTGCCCAGGCGGATGCGCCGTTCCGCGCCCGCGCCGAGGACATCGGCCTGCTGAAGACCCGCAACGCCGCCGGGGACATGGTGCCGCTGTCGTCGCTGGTGCGCGTGACGCAGACCTACGGGCCCGAAATGGTGGTCCGCTACAACGGCTACACGGCCGCCGACATCAACGGCGGTCCGGCGCCGGGCTATTCGTCCGACCAGGCCAAGGAAGCGGCGGAACGCATCGCGGCGGAAACCCTGCCGCGCGGCATCAAGTTCGAATGGACCGACCTGACCTACCAGCAGATCCTGGCCGGCAATGCGGGCATCTGGGTGTTCCCCATCAGCGTGCTGCTGGTGTTCCTGGTGCTGGCCGCCATGTACGAAAGCCTGACCTTGCCGCTGGCGGTGATCCTGATCGTGCCCATGAGCATCCTGGCGGCGCTGGCGGGCGTGTGGCTGACACGCGGCGACAACAACATCTTCACGCAGATCGGCCTGATGGTGCTGGTGGGGCTGGCATGCAAGAACGCCATCCTTATCGTGGAATTCGCCCGTGAACTGGAAATGCAGGGCCGCAGCGCCTTCGATGCCGCGGTGGAAGCCTGCCGCCTGCGTCTGCGCCCCATCCTGATGACGTCGATCGCCTTCATCATGGGTGTGGTGCCGCTGGTGTTCTCGTCCGGCGCGGGTTCCGAAATGCGCCATGCCATGGGTATCGCGGTGTTCTTCGGCATGCTGGGGGTGACGCTGTTCGGCCTGTTCCTGACGCCGGTCTTCTACGTGACGCTGCGCAAGCTGTTCCCGGCGCCGCTGCACTCTGCCGGCAAGCATGAAGCGCCGGCGACCGCACCGCATGCATCCGCCCCGGCCCACGGCCATCAACCGGTGCCGGGCGCCGAATAA
- a CDS encoding efflux RND transporter periplasmic adaptor subunit, translated as MSVLRSRYALAATFAVVIAIAGGIVLVRGHGTNTATAAGAPPAAPVDVAEVVERSITDWQSYSGRLEAVDRVEIRPRVSGTLVAVHFKDGSLVRKGDELFTIDPLPYQAEVDRAEANLAGAKARVAYTSSEQARAQRLIADNAIARRDFEQKQNDAREAAANLKAAQAALEIARLNLGYTHIVAPVSGRVSRAEVTVGNLVAAGAASTPLTTLVSVDPMYASFDVDEQSFLKYVNPARTGKGAPVPVFMGLANEDGYSRRGNVQYVDNRLDTGSGTIRVRATFENGDGTLVPGLYARIRLGGGNPHNAILIDERALGTDQSKRFVMVVDGQNHVQYREVQLGASQDGLRVITAGLKPGEHIVVNGLQRVRPGDAVAPTVVPMAGLESAMRTSQTKTPADPA; from the coding sequence ATGTCTGTGTTGCGCAGTCGCTACGCATTGGCGGCCACCTTCGCCGTTGTCATCGCCATCGCCGGCGGTATCGTCCTGGTCCGGGGCCATGGGACCAACACCGCCACGGCGGCCGGCGCCCCGCCCGCGGCGCCCGTGGACGTCGCCGAGGTCGTGGAACGCTCCATCACGGACTGGCAGAGCTATTCCGGACGCCTGGAAGCCGTCGACCGCGTGGAAATCCGCCCGCGCGTGTCCGGCACCCTGGTGGCCGTGCACTTCAAGGACGGCAGCCTGGTGCGCAAGGGCGACGAGCTCTTCACCATCGACCCCCTGCCCTACCAGGCCGAGGTCGACCGCGCGGAAGCCAACCTGGCCGGCGCCAAGGCCCGCGTGGCCTATACGTCGTCCGAGCAGGCCCGGGCGCAGAGGCTGATCGCCGACAACGCCATCGCCCGCCGCGACTTCGAACAGAAGCAGAACGATGCGCGCGAAGCCGCCGCCAACCTGAAGGCGGCCCAGGCGGCGCTGGAAATCGCCCGCCTGAACCTGGGCTACACGCACATCGTGGCGCCCGTGTCGGGCCGCGTCTCGCGCGCCGAAGTGACGGTGGGCAACCTGGTCGCCGCCGGCGCGGCGTCCACGCCGCTGACGACGCTGGTGTCCGTGGATCCCATGTACGCGTCCTTCGACGTCGACGAACAGAGCTTCCTGAAGTACGTCAACCCGGCGCGCACGGGCAAGGGCGCGCCGGTGCCGGTGTTCATGGGCCTGGCCAATGAAGACGGCTATTCGCGCCGCGGCAACGTCCAGTACGTCGACAACCGGCTGGACACCGGCTCCGGCACGATCCGCGTGCGCGCCACCTTCGAAAACGGCGACGGCACCCTGGTGCCCGGGCTGTATGCCCGCATCCGCCTGGGCGGCGGCAACCCGCACAACGCCATCCTGATCGACGAACGCGCGCTGGGCACCGACCAGAGCAAGCGCTTCGTCATGGTGGTGGACGGCCAGAACCACGTGCAGTACCGCGAGGTGCAGCTGGGCGCGTCGCAGGACGGCCTGCGCGTCATCACCGCCGGCCTGAAGCCGGGCGAACACATCGTCGTCAACGGCCTGCAGCGCGTGCGTCCCGGCGATGCCGTCGCGCCCACCGTCGTGCCGATGGCGGGACTGGAGTCCGCGATGCGTACCAGCCAGACCAAGACGCCCGCCGACCCCGCCTGA
- a CDS encoding LysR family transcriptional regulator — protein sequence MKGSRLSLASLRIFLAAARHLNFSRAAEQLHLTQSAVSKHIQALETRLGTSLFKRTATGLRLTHAGALYLERVSAAVRLLDEADAVVARPDARVALNIAVSPSFAQFCLIPGLREFFDAHPEVRINLRPRLLYGRDKAERFDAEIQLHTGHMAGMTTEYLCGREMALVGAPSLFARHPVRGVEDLAAVPLLKRAQRGYGWDEWKADMAPGWPGPAASAPEYEGFSILMPAVLNGLGVAIAPLCMVAGALRAGELQRPFGESVEGRYAYYLMRPRPDVGGPYLDAWCEWIVARTASLNDSLAGLR from the coding sequence GTGAAAGGGTCGCGCCTGTCGCTGGCGTCGCTGCGGATCTTCCTGGCCGCGGCGCGCCATCTGAACTTCAGCCGGGCCGCGGAACAGCTGCACCTCACGCAAAGCGCGGTCAGCAAGCACATCCAGGCGCTGGAAACACGCCTGGGGACCAGCCTGTTCAAGCGCACCGCCACGGGCTTGCGGCTGACCCATGCGGGCGCGCTATACCTGGAGCGCGTCAGCGCCGCCGTGCGTTTGCTGGACGAGGCCGACGCCGTGGTGGCCCGTCCCGACGCCCGGGTCGCCCTGAACATCGCCGTATCCCCGTCCTTCGCCCAGTTCTGCCTGATTCCGGGACTGCGCGAGTTCTTCGACGCCCATCCTGAAGTCCGCATCAATCTGCGCCCGCGCCTGCTCTACGGGCGCGACAAGGCGGAACGCTTCGACGCCGAGATCCAGCTGCATACCGGCCACATGGCCGGCATGACCACGGAATACCTGTGCGGGCGCGAAATGGCCCTGGTCGGCGCACCCTCGCTGTTCGCGCGCCACCCCGTGCGCGGCGTGGAGGACCTGGCCGCCGTGCCCCTGCTGAAGCGGGCCCAGCGCGGCTACGGCTGGGACGAATGGAAGGCCGATATGGCGCCGGGGTGGCCGGGCCCCGCCGCCAGCGCGCCCGAGTACGAAGGTTTTTCCATCCTGATGCCCGCGGTGCTCAACGGCCTGGGCGTGGCGATCGCTCCGCTTTGCATGGTGGCCGGGGCCCTGCGCGCCGGCGAGTTGCAGCGGCCCTTCGGCGAGTCGGTCGAAGGCCGCTACGCGTACTACCTGATGCGGCCACGGCCCGATGTGGGCGGTCCCTACCTGGACGCCTGGTGCGAATGGATAGTCGCTCGCACGGCCTCCTTGAACGACAGCCTGGCGGGCCTGCGCTGA
- a CDS encoding Bug family tripartite tricarboxylate transporter substrate binding protein: MKFLKSTCVAAVLAAASVAPAGAAYPEQPIKVIVPYTAGGSSDVIARAISDELSAELGQSVIVENRAGAGSMIGTAYVANEKPDGYTLLLADVPFTIVPALYGDRIKYNAQTDFVPVSLLGLSPMYLFVNPSFPVKTVKDLVDAARAKPGTISIGSGGNGSLTHLMAALFMLNTDTKLVHIPYKGASASVNDLAGGQIETSFTTMPTATALYQGGKIRPIAVSAPQRQKETPDVPTFDEAGVPNMTVQSWWGLVAPSRTPAPVLEKLSAAMTKVMQSAKVQSRLNSVGVNLPPDTSAAALKSLLTADFARWQDVVKRANITFE; the protein is encoded by the coding sequence ATGAAATTCTTGAAATCCACCTGCGTCGCCGCCGTCCTGGCCGCGGCGTCCGTCGCGCCGGCCGGCGCCGCCTATCCCGAACAGCCCATCAAGGTCATCGTGCCCTACACGGCGGGCGGCAGCTCCGACGTCATCGCCCGCGCCATCAGCGATGAACTCAGCGCCGAACTCGGCCAGTCCGTCATCGTCGAGAACCGCGCCGGCGCCGGTTCGATGATAGGCACCGCCTACGTGGCCAACGAAAAGCCGGACGGCTATACGCTGCTGCTGGCCGACGTGCCCTTCACCATCGTGCCCGCCCTCTATGGCGACCGCATCAAGTACAACGCCCAGACCGATTTCGTGCCGGTGTCCCTGCTGGGTCTTTCGCCCATGTACCTGTTCGTCAACCCGTCCTTCCCCGTCAAGACGGTGAAGGACCTGGTCGACGCCGCGCGCGCCAAGCCGGGCACCATCTCCATCGGCTCCGGCGGCAACGGTTCGCTGACCCACCTGATGGCCGCGCTGTTCATGCTGAACACCGACACCAAGCTGGTCCACATTCCCTACAAGGGCGCGTCGGCGTCGGTCAACGACCTGGCCGGCGGCCAGATCGAAACCAGCTTTACCACGATGCCCACCGCCACCGCGCTGTACCAGGGCGGCAAGATCCGCCCCATCGCCGTGTCGGCGCCGCAGCGGCAAAAGGAAACGCCTGACGTACCCACCTTTGACGAGGCGGGTGTCCCCAACATGACCGTGCAGAGCTGGTGGGGCCTGGTCGCGCCGTCGCGCACGCCGGCGCCGGTCCTGGAAAAGCTGAGCGCCGCCATGACCAAGGTCATGCAGTCCGCCAAGGTGCAATCGCGCCTGAACAGCGTGGGCGTCAACCTGCCGCCGGACACCAGCGCCGCAGCCCTGAAGAGCCTGCTCACCGCCGATTTCGCGCGCTGGCAGGACGTCGTCAAGCGCGCCAACATCACGTTCGAATAA
- a CDS encoding M28 family peptidase, with protein MNSWLDDAAADAALMEDFHAICAFGGRLSGSGEDTAAIGWALSRMRQTGGSAQRVQVPYDGWRAGGVSLALAGHDGPLTCRALLRSVSTPPDGVEGELIDLGQGRREDFDRAGDAVRGKVVLVRHEYPFTTDHMHRRRKYDLAVERGALAFLIANPLPGGGVLSGSSGRPRNAPGIPAAYLDNATCLVLARAAAGAQPARVRLHVEGQEDETSMADLAILDIPGGTGSYIVISAHMDGHDLGTSALDNASGVAVALAAARALAPCVSAHTHGLRVCLFTAEEWALAGSKRYLDDMDPAERRSLKLNINLDTVGGDSTLTALISEFPALAGFVADAGADAGVPVATYLPFMSNSDHANFAAHGIPAMRLVAGFDRPDSAVNNILSPGDTQAVVQESELRAALRVTCAMASRGLTLTHDALDALARR; from the coding sequence ATGAATTCCTGGTTGGACGATGCCGCGGCCGATGCCGCGTTGATGGAAGATTTCCACGCGATCTGCGCCTTCGGCGGCCGGTTGTCCGGCAGCGGAGAGGACACGGCCGCGATCGGCTGGGCGCTGAGCCGCATGCGGCAGACCGGCGGCAGCGCGCAGCGCGTGCAAGTGCCGTATGACGGCTGGCGCGCCGGCGGCGTCAGCCTCGCGCTGGCCGGCCATGACGGGCCGCTCACCTGCCGCGCGCTGCTGCGGTCCGTCTCCACGCCGCCGGACGGCGTGGAAGGCGAACTGATCGATCTCGGCCAGGGCCGCCGGGAAGATTTCGACCGCGCCGGTGACGCGGTGCGCGGCAAGGTCGTGCTGGTGCGCCATGAGTATCCCTTCACCACCGACCACATGCATCGCCGGCGCAAGTATGACCTGGCGGTGGAGCGGGGCGCGCTGGCCTTCCTGATCGCCAACCCCTTGCCCGGCGGCGGCGTGCTGTCGGGCTCTTCCGGGCGGCCTCGCAACGCCCCGGGGATACCCGCCGCCTACCTGGACAACGCCACCTGCCTGGTGCTTGCCCGCGCGGCGGCGGGCGCCCAGCCCGCGCGAGTGCGCCTGCACGTCGAAGGCCAGGAAGACGAAACCTCGATGGCGGACCTCGCCATCCTGGACATTCCCGGCGGCACGGGCAGCTATATCGTCATCAGCGCGCACATGGACGGCCATGACCTGGGCACCAGCGCCCTGGACAACGCCTCCGGCGTCGCGGTGGCGCTGGCCGCGGCCCGCGCGCTGGCGCCCTGCGTGTCGGCGCACACCCACGGCCTGCGCGTCTGCCTGTTCACCGCCGAGGAATGGGCCCTGGCGGGTTCCAAGCGGTATCTGGACGACATGGACCCCGCCGAGCGCCGATCGCTGAAGCTCAACATCAATCTGGATACCGTGGGCGGGGATAGCACGCTGACGGCCCTGATCAGCGAATTCCCCGCGCTGGCGGGGTTCGTCGCCGACGCGGGCGCCGATGCCGGCGTGCCCGTGGCGACCTATCTGCCGTTCATGTCGAACTCGGATCACGCCAACTTCGCGGCGCACGGCATTCCCGCCATGCGGCTGGTGGCCGGTTTCGACCGTCCCGATTCGGCGGTCAACAATATCCTGTCCCCGGGGGATACGCAGGCGGTGGTCCAGGAAAGCGAGCTGCGCGCGGCGCTGCGCGTCACCTGCGCGATGGCCAGCCGCGGCCTGACGCTGACGCACGACGCGCTGGACGCCCTGGCGCGCCGGTAA